One part of the Haliotis asinina isolate JCU_RB_2024 chromosome 2, JCU_Hal_asi_v2, whole genome shotgun sequence genome encodes these proteins:
- the LOC137271843 gene encoding uncharacterized protein, with the protein MYHFLHDSRYLVIVVNSLISTVFASACTFEIVQYGKRLSGSTFNVLGMSTLSSCAAECASYRLCKSFNFDVDRHTCNLNEKEDTGNLQNSSATIYSRIDSWNKTNLTPCQGVQCGYGERCVVRRIGEVNCEYILENLALNKTASASSTYQENHPPSLAVNGYVSGLWTSGNCFHVGNNDYTPWWQVDLLTTCIIVEVRITTRNTLPERLHDFALDVYHKDPREDTDIKAQLCFMYNGAVTERGKTVAIPCTSPVTGRYLRIRGTNTLDTQDVLQFCEVQVFAFKILYWKCSITVSNRSRGRVLVLSLLSIATITIAGMTTSVVLHVQQPDKHFVNYVTTVK; encoded by the exons ATGTACCATTTCTTACATGACAGCAGGTACTTGGTAATTGTAGTCAACAGCCTGATATCCACTGTTTTTGCAAGCGCATGTACCTTTGAAATAGTTCAGTATGGAAAGCGTCTGTCAGGGTctactttcaatgtacttgGGATGTCTACCCTTTCCTCGTGTGCTGCCGAATGTGCTTCGTACAGATTGTGCAAGTCTTTCAACTTTGACGTGGACCGACACACGTGCAACCTCAACGAGAAGGAAGACACTGGGAATCTACAGAACAGTTCGGCAACAATATACAGTAGAATTGACTCCTGGAATAAG ACAAACCTAACTCCTTGTCAAGGTGTCCAGTGCGGATACGGTGAGAGGTGCGTTGTCAGAAGAATCGGAGAGGTTAATTGCG AGTACATTCTGGAAAATCTTGCTCTGAACAAGACAGCATCTGCAAGTTCTACTTATCAAGAAAACCATCCCCCGAGTCTTGCTGTAAATGGTTATGTCTCAGGATTATGGACCTCTGGTAACTGCTTCCATGTGGGTAACAATGATTACACACCATGGTGGCAGGTGGATCTTTTGACCACTTGCATCATTGTAGAAGTGCGGATCACCACAAGAAATACTCTGC CTGAACGACTTCACGACTTTGCCCTTGATGTTTACCATAAAGACCCTCGTGAGGACACAGACATCAAGGCTCAGCtatgtttcatgtacaatggaGCGGTAACGGAAAGGGGCAAGACGGTTGCTATACCATGTACTTCACCTGTAACCGGTCGTTATTTGAGAATTAGAGGCACGAACACGCTTGACACTCAAGATGTTCTACAGTTCTGTGAAGTACAGGTCTTTGCTTTCAAGATTTTATATTG GAAGTGCTCCATCACTGTGTCGAACCGTTCAAGAGGCAGAGTTTTGGTACTCAGCCTGTTGTCAATCGCAACAATAACAATAGCTGGTATGACAACGAGTGTCGTGCTGCACGTGCAGCAGCCAGACAAGCACTTCGTGAACTACGTGACTACAGTGAAATGA